The Phragmites australis chromosome 1, lpPhrAust1.1, whole genome shotgun sequence genomic interval AGATGTTAACTCTCTGGTCTTCACCGCGAGCAGGATTACCTCGACAACTTCAAGGACCGCAACGAGTTTTGGTACGTGAAGCGCGACTCGTGTCCAGATAGTGACAATGAAGGGTCGCAAAGGTCAGATGAGAAGTGGTGGATACCGATCGTCAAGGTCCCTCCGAACGGGCTATCCCCGTCCTCCAGAGGCTGGCTCCAGCACCAGAAGGAGCTGGTGAACCAGGTGCTCAAGGCGGCGATGGCCATCAACGCCAACTGCCTCATGGAGATGAACATCCCGGAGACGTATCTAGACACTCTCCCCAAGGTTGAGTGATCACTACTCACGTCCCTTCTTCACATGATCAATCGACGATGCACAAACAGTTTGTCCAAACTTGCTCTGAGTTGGCCATTGAACTGATGAATTGTTTTCCTGGGCTGGCTTGTGGCAGAACGGGAGGGCGAGCCTCGGGGACGCGCTGTACCGGATCATCACGGACGTGGAGTTCGACCCGGACGTGTTCCTGTCGACGGTGGACCTAACGTCGGAGCACAAGATCCTGGACCTCAAGGACCGGATCGAGGCGTCGGTGATCATCTGGAACAGGAAGGTGCACAACAAGGACGGCAAGTCGGCGTGGGGCTCCGCCGTCAGCCAGGAGAAGAGGGAGCAGTTCGAGGAGCGGGCGCAGACGCTTCtgctcatcatcaagcacaggTTTCCCGGCATCCCCCAGTCCACCCTAGACATCGCCAAGATACAAGAAAACAGGGTGAGGATGCACAACACTTGGTGGTTTCTGCTAATTTTCTTGGCGATCTTGCTCTGTCAGCTGGAGTAATGTATTGCCTTGGCCACTAGGACGTCGGGTTTTCACTCCTGGAGAGCTACTCCAGGGTCCTGGAGAGCGTGGCCTTCAACGTCATGTCCCAGATAGAGGACGTCATCGACGCCGACAACCTCGCCAAGGAGAAGGCCAAGAAGAACGCGCCGCCAGCGGCAGAGGAGGCCGCGGAACGCCATGAACCCCAGGAGGCAGGCGAGGAGGAGGATCAAAGCATGACACTGCTGGACTTCATGGGCTGGACCGGCGACGCCGAGGCGAAGAACGACGACAGGTCGCCCCCGCCGCCCCCCGAGCCGCCGGCGCAGGACGACGGAAGGCTGATGAAACTGCCCAACATCATGACGAACTTGAAGCAGACGTACATGGAGAAGCTGGACTTCCTCGGTGGGCATAGAAGCCCGACAGGTCGCCATTAGAGACGGCACGGGGCATAGAAGCCCGACAGGTCGCCATTAGAGACGACGGCGCGGCACGAGATTTTGAATGTATCGTGTGCAGtagtgtacatatatatgttgGATCAAACTAGGCTCTCGCTTGGGTAGCCCGTCGTGTTGACTATTTGACTTCCTGATTTTGCAGACTGGCGAGTACGATTCCAACGGGCAGACTAATGTATCAGATGATCAGATCTAGAGACATCAATAAATAGAGAAATTTAGAGCTCATGACTTCCAACGTACAGATGTGAGATAGTAAATAATCAAGCCCTGAACCTGCTAACACTGGAAATACAGAAGCATGGCAACTGCTGTATCCATTTTCCAGCCATAAACTGAGCCCAAGCGGCACCTTTTTTGGAGTAAAACAAGTACCAATCAGCACAGCTACAAAGCATTGCAAGCACAAAGTATATTCTAGAATCATAATTTTGACCCTTAGTTACCACTTGAATAAGCAGTAAGACATACTATTACTAATTAACAAACCTCTGAACTGAGGAAAAATACAGCAGCCAAAGTGCAGCTTCACAAACTGAACTATTACTCCTACCGCTGCAAGATAAATAATTATCACTGCGGAGTAAAAGCATTACATGTGCATCTTATTAAGAGATCGGAAAACACCATAATCTTTAATCCGTCAGTACAAAACTGCCCCAATAACAGAGTCGAACATGTGTATTACAAGGCAAATTACAGGAGGTCAGCCAGTAAATACCACTAGCTGAATCCTTAGGACACTGCTGTAGGCGTTTCAGATTTTATTCACGGAAGGCGCGATGCTATCATTCACAGCTGCGTAACTGCAGCGTGAATGGCATCTGCAAGATGGGGCACAGTCTTGGTGCTCAAACCAGCCATACTGATCCTCCTGCAAGAGGGACATATATACCAGACAGCAGTGTCAGTTGGGACTTCCCTCATAAGCTAATAAAAACTAACCTTAGCCGCTAGATCAACGTTGGATAGCTGATCAAGGTTGCTGAAAAGTATGATCTTAAAAGTACTTCTGAACCGATCACAAATATGATACTGAAGACCTCCAAACATAGCCCCTTTAAGTAGTAACTAGCTTAAAAGGTATAAAAATACAGCTACAAACTTATGTAAAATGGTTGAATTAGACATTTACCCATCGGATGTCATGTAAATGTGGTATTCTTGCCTCATGAAGGCCACTTGCTCGCTCTTGAGCCCAGTGAATGTAAACATCCCAATCTGCTTAATGATGTGGCTCCAATCTCCAGGCGTTCCTGCATGATGTTAACAAGAGTTAGCACTTTTGTGATAGGGCCAGGATCTGACTGGCGCAGCCCAAATATACCATAGAGCCTTTTAAATATGATAAATCTATACAAACACTGCCAGCACAGCTTTATCAGTGCACGCCAAACActacacatggattatgaagATTTTAAGCTGGGGAATTTGATAAATTAATTCTGAAGGTGAAAAAAGGAAGCTCTATTATTGTAAAATCGTTGCTGTCTTGCTGACAACCCAAAAGATTTTTGTTACTACTATAACCATCTAGCCGCAGTAGAACTGTTAACTTAGAGCAAACGTATTAAGAGAAAGAAGACCAATGGCACCAAGTTGCATAGTTGCAATAAAATATCAAGCAAgaaatggtaagaacatttaACCAAATTGCCAGCAGAGAGGAAACAGGAGTAGCCAGAAACTAGTACCTCTGGCTTTCAGCGCATCAAAAAGCTGTTGCCTCATGCTAATTATCCTATCAGCCATGGCCTTCAGTTCCACAGTCCATTCGATGAACATCTCTCTAACAAAGTCAGAAATATAGTCAACAACAGGGATTAAGGACTGCATGTTATTCTTTGGATCCACCCATAAACATGGCATTGCAACAAATCTCATCTACAGTAACAAGAATAATACCTGTCCTTGAGTATGGTTGCCACGATAGAGGCACCATGAAGAGGAGGGTTTGAATACATAGGTCTAATCACAAGTTTGAGTTGACTTTCAACCCTAACAGCTACATCTGCACTTCCACAAACCTGAAACATGAAGTTGCAATGAATATGACCTTCTGAGGCTCATACACTAGTAGCACTTTACAAAAGAAAGGATGCTCCATAAAAGTTAATCCCGATGGATATCAATCTAGAACAAGTATCTTCTTTCAACAATTAACTAATGAAGGCATAAAAGTCATGCCCTTTTTAACAGATCAGAGATCTTTGGAGTCATGCAATTTGTAACTAGTAAGTATGTAAAAGTCAGAGTGTTCTCTTACTCTCCTCTGTAACTTTGCATCATTGAAGACTACATTGCTACATTAACAAATATCATTTTAGTTTCGAAGACAAGacaaaagaaatcaatcctAGCTGAAGGCTAAAATTGTACTAGTAGTTAGTGGCTACAAGTGATTGCCAAACTCAACTGTTCACTGAAATATACTTCTTTCTTATTCCCCATAACAAACCGATAAAGACAACAAAGGCAATTCGATAGTCCACTTAAAACTTTCGGCATCAACATAAATCAAGTGACAAGTAGGAAATAAAGTCAAAAAGGCAAATTTCACGTACAAAACAGGATTTTCTAGGCACCAATCAACCCTATAACATTAAGCTCAGAGTTACATGTTTGTAAGTTATATTAGTTATCTATAAAGACAAGGGGAGGATGACCCTGGTTTACATGTTCACCAGTAATATTGTAATCTGTGAACAGCAGAGGAAGATGCCCGCAACCTTGATCTCCAGACTGAGAACTAAGGTAAAATCAACATGAACTAGAAGGAAGATCTCTTACAATGCTTAAAGCGCCAACACGCTCTCCATACAATCCCATGTTCTTGGCGTAGCTTTGAGCCATGAGCAACTCACCACCATCAGCAACAAACATGCGCACTGACTGGGCATCTTTATCAAGACTTCCACTAGCAAAGCCCTGTCATGTGTACAAACATTCAACAAATTTGTGGCCGGTGATGATATCAGACAGCCAGCTGTGTTTTTCCACAGCTATATCAGCATTACTTTGCAAGGTGAAATCAATTTTCAGTATTAGGTAGGTCAGTTATGTACTTGATAAGCACTATCAAAGAATGGAAGCAATGATTTCGATCTCATCAGCTGCCTCATCTGTTCCCACTGATCAATGGTAGGATCTACTCCAGTAGGGTTGTGGGCACAAGCATGAAGCAGTACAATTGAACCTGAAGGAGCGGAACTGAGGTCTTCTAACAGTCCTgtaaaaagaagagaaacaaaTCTTGGATAAATAAGACAGGTCCATGCACCTCCTACCACAATCCAATGAACATATGTGCACAATCTTGGAATAAGTATGCATTGCACAATATTTTTTAGAAGAACATGGAACTTATAACACACTTGTGAACTTGCACATGAAACTCATAGACACTCACATCATCAGAGCAGATCTACTCAATCTAGCATGAAATATCGAAGTTAATACCTTTGAAATCAAGTCCACGGGTTGCAGGATCATAGTAGCGGTAGCTCCTCACAGTCAAGCCAGACAAGGTGAATACTTTTGGGTGATTTCCCCAGGTTGGTTGTGGGATGTAGATAGTGCGCTGGAAGATATGTGTATGATTTAGCAATCATGCATTACAGTCAAGTGTAGcagcaaataaaaaaaaggagtcAAGTATGGTTCTTTACTTCATGATAGTGTCTTGCAAGGAATTCACCTCCCACTCTTAAAGAACCAGTTCCTGACAAGCATTGTACTGTAGCAACCCTGTTCTCCTGGATAGCAGGACTGGAACATTTGaaagaaaataatagttttCTAAATTAGTAAAACTAGGATTAACCACAAGTAGCTAGGAAATTGAAGGAAAACTGTATTAAGTTAAAACAATTTTAAACTTCAATATGAAGACCGCACAGTTGACACATAAATATCATCAACGAGAGGAAATGGGTGGATAAGTCACACAGAAAAATACCTGTCAGCACCGAAGATAAGCTTAGCGCTCAGCTTATTGAATTCAGCCAACCCAGTGATTGGTAAGTACTCCTTAATACGTGACCTAGCCATAGCAAGGAAATAAGTGTAAGATAAAGCTCCAAAGATCGTAAGTTTCCACAGACACTTTTTCACATGCAGAAGATAGTATACACACGATAAAAGTAGGACACATTGCAGTGCTTGCAAAACGACAAAGTATCCCTCGCAAAAAATTGAAATTGGCGTCAACTTTCCAGGTGCATCTACAGAGAAATGATGGGCCAGGTAACAACAAAAAACCAGAAGGCAAATCGATACCCGCAACTGCAAGATTGACTACATTAGCTAATTCTACACGACAGTATAATAGAGCGGACCCAGTGTTAAGCAGAGGAAATAGCTCAAATAGTTGAAAGAACTAGGTACAATAAAAAGATCACTTACAATTACAAGCACAAGACACGAGTCAATAATTAATCTGGTGAAATAGTTAGTATTAGTCAAACTAAGATAAGATGTGTATTatccagagtttttttttagatgGTACTATCCAGAGTTTAGATCTAGTGATTAGTTAAATccgatattttttttcacttggtGGGAGCCTTAAATTTCAATTACTTCGGAGGCGACGAACTCGTGCGAATCATCTGATTTCGCATCAAACTTACGGATTATTTATCAGCATCTGCTCGGCGCGCCTGACCACATTCAGCACGAGGGGCTTCCCTTCCTGCTCCGATCAAAACACGAACCGGAGCGTCAAACCCACCTCGAATCCAAaacaaaaatgaagaaaagttcaacaaaaaaaatccccaaaacTCGTCTCACCTCGGTCCGGTAGGCCCCGACGCCGAGGTTGACCTTAACTGGGCTGGGATCCTTGTTGTACGCGACCGTCACCTGCGCCAGGAACCAAATAAGCACCGATCACCCCGAGCAGATCCACGAGGCCCCGCGATCGCGTCGAAACCCAGCGACTGACCGGCAGGGGAACAGCCGAACAGGGAGTGAGATCGCCGGGGGAAGGAAGGGGAGGCGAAGGAAAGGGCTTACCCCGAGGATGGGGTCTTCCGGGGCCTGCGCGAGGGCGGCGAAGACGGAGGATCCCTGCGACGCCATGGTGGGAAACGATTCGAGGGTGGCGGGGGTGTCCGCTGTTCTTCGTGGGGAGGAAGGCAGCAGGTGGCGCACCAGCGTACTTAACCTGCGGTCGGCGCTGGGTTCCTGCGCCGCGCGCACGTTAGCGGGTTCCATCTGGGCGCGCCGCGGCGCGTGCGTGCCCGGTGTGGGCGGGGGAACCGAGAGCGAGGGGGACGTGGGGAAAAGCGTGCGCGACCCGGGTGCGCCCGCCGGGTCGCGTATAAaacggcgggcgcgggcgcggccggGGGACTGACGTGGACGGCTGTTTTCGGTGAGCACCCGTGGCGGCGTGTGCGCACGCGGAAACTTGTTCGGTGCCGTGGAGGCGTGGGGCAGGCGTGGCAGAGTGATATTTTTGTACCCATTCTCGTGTGGCCCGAGCGGTTTGTTTATTATTGCAAGTACAATTAGGGACATCAAcagtttagaaaagaaaaaaaatctatatttgACGTGGacgaataaaaaataaaaaagaaagatattACCTATTAATTAACATACGATATAAAATATCAATCAATCATTcttatagatattattttgtCTATTATATGGATGACGTCTATTATTTGTGATCTTAATTTTTCACATATCATTTAACAATTAAGTGTTATTTAAATTACTTACAGTCAATtcaaataataacatatatatGCTGCACATGCCCTTAGACGATCCCACACCGGTACATGCTGCACATGCCCTTAGACGATCCCACACCGGTCTCGGAAAACGTAACGTGCCGGCAAGGGCAAGCTCCATGATGTGCGGTTTTGTTATCGAGGTGTGTGCGGGTTGCACGTTGGGTACACCATGATCAAATCTGTGTAActattttagtttatttgtatatttatttgGCATAGTAAAAGTATATATTTAGTTCAACGGAGTACATTCTGAGTCTTATGATAGAAAAAGCAAAACTTCATCCATATGTATGCCGATATTATTTTTGCCGAAGCTCTAGTCCGTGCACAAGGGGCATACACGATTGGGAGATCGACGTACAGAGCGATCCGGTGGCCGAATCTGTTGAAGAGACCGGTAATGGTCCGGTCTCAGTGTAGAGATTGGGAGATCACGTCGTGCGGTGGCCGGATCCGTTGAAGAAATTGGGAGATCAATACTGAGCTCACAACGAACAACAAAGTTCACTATTGAGTTTGTGACACGATTCTACACGTTCCAACATCCAAGTATGTATGAGATCCTTTCAGCTGTACACATCCTGCGTCTATATGTGTTCTGTAGGAAGATTGCATCGTAAATCCTTATGCAAACAAGATTCGAGTCCGCTTGCACGACGTGACATCATCTTCGCGCGCCAAACCTCCCGTGAATTAGAAGTCCTCGCACCTCAGTGCTTTCTTGATGTTGCTCAATGTGCAGGAGACCAGGTCCGTCACGGTCTCCACGGAATCCGGTGGAAGCGCGTCATCCGTCGGCGACGAGCTGGACAGCACCTGGAACGCCACGGTGACCAGCGACCCCGCCGCCTCCGCGGTCCTGTCCTCCTTCCTCGACGTGATCACCGCGGGCCTGGAGTCCAGCCCGTCCGGCATCACCGCGAGGCCGCACGGCAGGACGGCAACGCTGCTCGAGTCGTGCCCGTCGATCACCGGCTGCAGGATCGCGGCGTCGATCGGCGCGTACGCGACGATCGACTCGCAGGGGTTGGTGCAGCTGTCCTGGAGGATCCACTTGCCATTCTGCTCCGCCGCGGATGATTTCGCAGCCTGAGACATCCGAAAGCAGCAGTGTGATCGATCAGATTGGTTTTCCATCTGAGATTAGTTGAGCTTCTGTTGCCAACGATCGAGCTGAAACTTACGTAGGCCGTGACGCGGTTGCCGCGGTCCTTCCCCTTCGCTAGATTCACGCAGCTCTGAACGGATCGTCCAGGTAGCATCATGTCCCACTGTCACGATTTGACGAAAAAGATCACGGCCTACGTGGTCATGCAATGCAACGATTTGATGAAAAAGATTCACTCACCTCGTGCCGCCGTGTTTCATCCCTCAGGAAGTCGAAGAGAGCCGTCGGACCCACCGGCAGCCAAGCCGACAGCACGGCGCAGGAGATCAGCCCTTGCGGCTCACCAGGGTCGTCGCCGGCGTTCTTCCGGGACGTCACCCGGATGTCGCAACCGGCGTCAGCATTCGATGCCTTGCTCCATGCCAGGTCCCGCGATCCGCCGATGCCGCGACACAGGCTCGATGTCATCCGGTGCGCGAGTTTCAGGACGCTCCTTCTGCCTGCGAGCGTGGGAACCCCTGCGCAAGCGTTCTCCTGTTATAAGCTGGCCATCAGCCATGCGGCATACGATGCATATCAGCAGCGGTCTCTACCACTCGAGTCCCTCGTCGGAATGTTGGTCGCCACCGAGAAGACCATCCTCTCGCACTGGAGCTGGAGCGCCGCCACCCAGCGCCTCGCGCCGAACGCCAGGTCGCCTGCGGTCGCCGTCCGGTACATCGACGGGACCGTGGCCTTGCGGCATGTGGTGTGCTCTACCCAGGTCACCTGTTCGCACATGACACATGAATCCTTAGCCCTTGCACAGAGCAATTTGGTCCAAAAAACGgctattacttttttttttttgcgaataaaGAGGGTTCTTTATAGGTTACTCAAAATTTGATTACAATCGTAAGCAACTACATGCTCGACACACACCTTCCGTTCACGCCATACTACGCTATGGCATAATAGATAGATGAGGACACTATGTAAATTCCGGGACGTCATTAACATGCAAGGGCACACCGAGGCCTTTCGTCAAAGAGAAGAAATCTGTTCGAAATAAAGAAATCTGTTCGAACTGTTCGTGGAATTGTGTTACCTTGCAACGGCCGTTGGTCTGCTCTTCTATGATGCACCCTGAGGGCTTCCTCAAGGACTTCTCCGTCGACGACGTTTGTGCAGCAGGTTCAACCTTGTCAAAGGAGAAGTCCATGATAGCCCATTTATCTGTAGCAAGCTTCTTGCAGTGGCGAAGGAAGTAGAGCTCTCTTGCGGGCACCATCGGTGTCAGCATCTGGAGCTCTGCAAACATCTGAAGGCAGCAAACGGTCAGAATTTACATAGATCATTCTTCTATCAGGAGGAGATGACAACATGTCTTGGATTACCAATTGCACGACGCCGTCTTGGTCATCGTTATCGCCTGCATGGATCACACCCAGCGTCGACGCTTTCGAGATCATGGAAGGAAACAGCTCCTTCCATTGGTTctgcataaaaaaaattcagagatgCAAATTAGGTGACTCGTGCACTGTGTACATTCACAATCTCCGCACACACTGAATTACTGaacattatataaaaaaactgaAGTAGTGAACAGGTTATGCGAAGATTGATGGTATACCACATCCATGAAAGCACGCACAAGCTGCGTCGTGTCAAGGTACACAACCCCGGTTTCTCTGGACGCCTCAACCGACCACCCGGCCAGCCAGTAGCCGGAATCGTCGTCGCACCGGAAAAGCCGCACGTACTCGTCGTAGTCCAGAACGTCCCGACCGGTCTCTACGCTCGGTACCCAGAGCGGCTCCCCGGAGGAGCACATCGTCGTCAGCTCGTCCAGCGCGCGGCCGGTCAGCTTCAGGATCCTAGTCTTGTCGTGGCCCAAGGCGCCGCCATCGACGTAGCCGTCC includes:
- the LOC133921284 gene encoding rop guanine nucleotide exchange factor 9-like, whose translation is MAASGGAQLERRSSVRRSQSMVLEEDRGLPADEELMFRSQGSNNEPPGGSLKIGAVLDKDSAAPKSRLAKDDHGGGHSEMELMKEKFAKLLLGEDMSGSGKGVPSALALSNAITNLAASVFGEQRKLEPMAPDRKARWKKEVGWLLSVADHIVEFVAKKQVLDNGTEMEVMGTQQRRDLQANIPALRKIDTMLLDYLDNFKDRNEFWYVKRDSCPDSDNEGSQRSDEKWWIPIVKVPPNGLSPSSRGWLQHQKELVNQVLKAAMAINANCLMEMNIPETYLDTLPKNGRASLGDALYRIITDVEFDPDVFLSTVDLTSEHKILDLKDRIEASVIIWNRKVHNKDGKSAWGSAVSQEKREQFEERAQTLLLIIKHRFPGIPQSTLDIAKIQENRDVGFSLLESYSRVLESVAFNVMSQIEDVIDADNLAKEKAKKNAPPAAEEAAERHEPQEAGEEEDQSMTLLDFMGWTGDAEAKNDDRSPPPPPEPPAQDDGRLMKLPNIMTNLKQTYMEKLDFLGGHRSPTGRH
- the LOC133921292 gene encoding aspartate aminotransferase, cytoplasmic codes for the protein MEPANVRAAQEPSADRRLSTLVRHLLPSSPRRTADTPATLESFPTMASQGSSVFAALAQAPEDPILGVTVAYNKDPSPVKVNLGVGAYRTEEGKPLVLNVVRRAEQMLINNPSRIKEYLPITGLAEFNKLSAKLIFGADSPAIQENRVATVQCLSGTGSLRVGGEFLARHYHERTIYIPQPTWGNHPKVFTLSGLTVRSYRYYDPATRGLDFKGLLEDLSSAPSGSIVLLHACAHNPTGVDPTIDQWEQMRQLMRSKSLLPFFDSAYQGFASGSLDKDAQSVRMFVADGGELLMAQSYAKNMGLYGERVGALSIVCGSADVAVRVESQLKLVIRPMYSNPPLHGASIVATILKDREMFIEWTVELKAMADRIISMRQQLFDALKARGTPGDWSHIIKQIGMFTFTGLKSEQVAFMRQEYHIYMTSDGRISMAGLSTKTVPHLADAIHAAVTQL
- the LOC133885181 gene encoding homeobox-leucine zipper protein ROC9, whose product is MGTSQPRTQDFFPAPALSLSLAGAFAGNAPAAAGREEGEEGDEGDGGIRGGLRPGDAVEISSENTGPAGSQSGGASWEEGGPDGGGDNKKRKSYHRHTTEQIRIMEAVFKESPHPDEKQRQQLSKQLGLSARQVKFWFQNRRTQIKAIQERHENSLLKSELEKLQEENRAMRELIRKSSDCPSCGVATSSDATAAAVVTGEQLLRLENTRLKAEMERLRGTLGKAAADELASPALPSCSARTIQINSRSSLDGYVDGGALGHDKTRILKLTGRALDELTTMCSSGEPLWVPSVETGRDVLDYDEYVRLFRCDDDSGYWLAGWSVEASRETGVVYLDTTQLVRAFMDVNQWKELFPSMISKASTLGVIHAGDNDDQDGVVQLMFAELQMLTPMVPARELYFLRHCKKLATDKWAIMDFSFDKVEPAAQTSSTEKSLRKPSGCIIEEQTNGRCKVTWVEHTTCRKATVPSMYRTATAGDLAFGARRWVAALQLQCERMVFSVATNIPTRDSSGVPTLAGRRSVLKLAHRMTSSLCRGIGGSRDLAWSKASNADAGCDIRVTSRKNAGDDPGEPQGLISCAVLSAWLPVGPTALFDFLRDETRRHEWDMMLPGRSVQSCVNLAKGKDRGNRVTAYAAKSSAAEQNGKWILQDSCTNPCESIVAYAPIDAAILQPVIDGHDSSSVAVLPCGLAVMPDGLDSRPAVITSRKEDRTAEAAGSLVTVAFQVLSSSSPTDDALPPDSVETVTDLVSCTLSNIKKALRCEDF